From the genome of Camelus dromedarius isolate mCamDro1 chromosome 19, mCamDro1.pat, whole genome shotgun sequence, one region includes:
- the SAYSD1 gene encoding SAYSvFN domain-containing protein 1 → MEQRLAEFRASRKRAGLAAEPSTSSQRAPTSGEKAEAAATPKAAPGWLKRFLVWIPASGQAQPSFTQGAAEPGSRASQPRRNAVAPPPPPRDQSFLTNITFLKVLLWLVLLGLFVELEFGLAYFVLSLFYWMYVGTRGPEEKTEGEKSAYSVFNPGCEAIQGTLTAEQLERELQFRPLVGR, encoded by the exons ATGGAGCAGCGGTTAGCTGAGTTCCGGGCGTCCCGGAAACGAGCGGGGCTGGCAGCCGAACCTAGCACTTCGAGCCAGAGAGCACCAACCTCGGGAGAGAAGGCGGAAGCAGCTGCGACTCCAAAAGCAGCCCCAGGCTGGCTAAAACGGTTCCTGGTGTGGATACCTGCGAGtggccaggcccagcccagctttACTCAG GGAGCGGCTGAGCCTGGGAGCCGAGCATCCCAGCCACGGCGGAATGCAGTCGCGCCTCCGCCGCCCCCGCGGGACCAGTCTTTCCTGACTAACATCACCTTCCTGAAGGTGCTCCTCTGGTTGGTCCTGCTGGGACTGTTTGTGGAATTGGAATTTGGCCTGGCCTATTTTGTCCTGTCCCTGTTCTACTGGATGTATGTGGGGACACGAGGCCCCGAGGAGAAGACGGAGGGGGAGAAGAGCGCCTACTCGGTGTTCAACCCAGGCTGCGAGGCCATCCAGGGCACCCTGACTGCAGAGCAGCTGGAGCGCGAGCTGCAGTTCAGACCCCTGGTTGGAAGATAG